A DNA window from candidate division KSB1 bacterium contains the following coding sequences:
- a CDS encoding NADH-quinone oxidoreductase subunit H: MVEGIGIVLAKLAFVLLFVLNFGGLLTWVERKQSALMQDRIGANRASIFGLRLIGLFHAIADAVKMFTKESFRPVAAEKFLFTIAPAISVFFALVGFAVIPFGDVLIIGGKEINLQLAPLNIGVLYLFAVAGMAVYGVVLGAWASKSNFALLGGLRASAQMISYEVVLGVTIIGSLMIYQTVELQEIVRWQGGTFWGWLPKWGILLQPVGFILFLTVGIAVTKRVPFDAPEGESEIIGYFLEYSGMGFGMYMLTDFVETVMVSAITVTLFLGGWQVPYLMADGFHFPWGATWQLGNLAVALLQVGTFTLKVMFFLWLQMTIRWTLPRFRYDQIMRLSWKYILPIALVNILITGLVIVLMK; encoded by the coding sequence ATGGTAGAAGGAATCGGAATTGTTCTGGCGAAGTTAGCGTTTGTTTTGCTTTTTGTGCTCAACTTCGGCGGCCTTCTCACCTGGGTGGAGCGCAAGCAAAGCGCGCTGATGCAAGACCGAATCGGCGCGAACCGTGCTTCCATTTTCGGGTTACGTCTTATAGGTCTTTTCCACGCTATCGCGGATGCCGTCAAAATGTTTACTAAAGAGAGCTTTCGTCCGGTGGCAGCCGAGAAATTTCTTTTTACCATTGCGCCGGCGATATCGGTGTTTTTTGCTCTGGTCGGTTTCGCGGTCATTCCATTTGGGGATGTACTTATCATTGGCGGAAAAGAGATTAATTTACAACTGGCGCCCCTGAACATCGGCGTGCTCTATTTGTTTGCGGTCGCGGGTATGGCGGTTTATGGCGTGGTGTTGGGTGCGTGGGCTTCAAAAAGTAATTTTGCCCTGCTCGGAGGATTGCGTGCCTCGGCACAAATGATTTCTTATGAAGTTGTTTTGGGCGTGACCATCATCGGCTCTTTGATGATCTATCAAACTGTAGAACTGCAAGAAATCGTGCGCTGGCAAGGAGGTACCTTCTGGGGCTGGCTGCCGAAATGGGGTATTTTGCTGCAACCCGTTGGCTTTATTTTGTTCTTAACGGTCGGAATTGCGGTAACCAAGCGGGTGCCTTTTGACGCGCCGGAAGGGGAGTCGGAAATCATCGGTTACTTCTTAGAATACAGTGGCATGGGATTTGGCATGTATATGCTCACTGATTTTGTTGAGACGGTGATGGTTTCCGCCATCACCGTGACCCTGTTTTTGGGCGGCTGGCAGGTGCCGTATTTAATGGCTGACGGATTTCATTTTCCCTGGGGCGCTACTTGGCAGCTTGGAAATCTGGCCGTTGCTCTTCTGCAGGTAGGAACTTTCACCCTCAAAGTCATGTTCTTCTTATGGCTGCAGATGACCATTCGCTGGACTTTGCCGCGTTTTCGCTACGACCAGATCATGCGGTTGAGCTGGAAATATATTTTACCGATTGCGCTGGTGAATATTTTGATTACGGGGTTGGTTATTGTGTTGATGAAATGA